DNA sequence from the Littorina saxatilis isolate snail1 linkage group LG9, US_GU_Lsax_2.0, whole genome shotgun sequence genome:
TTGCCCCTATTTAGGCACTGAATATAGACTTTTATGCAAGCGACGTATTGCAGCTACAAATATATCCAAACTACCACGCAGCTCGTTTTGTTAAAAACATTCACACGCGGTTTGTTTTGTAAAGAACACAATACTCGGCAAACATTGACATTGAGTTTTAACGCAGCAGAGAATGTGATAAACACATACTGATCATGAAGTAAAATCCCTCATCAAAAAATTCaccaaaagagaataaaaaaaaataaaaaataaaaattctcaaaaataaaaaaataaaaaaataaaaaaaaaataaaaaaaaaaatccctcatCAAAAAAGAGATATGAGAAACatgacaacacaaacagagcAAGGCAAGCAGTGTGTAACTCACACACAGCAAGTCTAGCTAGCACCCTCGGTGTCTCACAGCCATTATTGATGATtcaagcaaacagaaaacacatttCCCAGAAACAGAAAGTGGAAACTTTCCCGAATGATTTTCCACACTGAGCGTTATAAGCAACAAGATTGGacaatataaaaagaagagtTAACAGATAGAGAACACACTTACCTGCTGTGAGGAGCACTGAAACACTGTCAAGGTTTAAAATGTTGAAAATCGCATTCACACAGGACGGTGGGCGTGCCAAACAGGTCACAGGAATGTGCGCGAATCAAACAGGCGCATGTTCTCAACATTTCAATGCAGACATTTGCGAAAgagtagaacacacacacagcccccacggtttcttcttcttcttcttcttctgcttgtgtcttcttcttcttctttttcttctgcgttcataggCAGAAAGTGACTGAAACTCccgcgtacactcgtggtttttgcaCGAATTGtttttcacgtgtatgaccgtttctaCCCCGCCATTTACACCGCTTTCAAGGAATGCATATGCTTGGTATTTTAGTGtttttattacaccccgaactctgacatggattacatgatttTTACCAAGCGCACTTAgtctttgtcttgtgcttgcgtgtacacacgaagggggataattaaggcactagcaggtttgCACATTAGTTGACATGGGAGACCGGACAAATCTccaaccttaacccaccaggcggggacgggattcgaacactcacacTTACGTACGGCAATTGCGCCCGTTGCCCCCACGGTGTAATGAATATGTCTGTTAAATTCCACACACAGTGTCAagaccacgcacgcacgcacgcacgcacgcacgcacgcacgcgcgcacgcacgcacacacacacacacacacacacacacacacacacacacacacacacacacacacacacacacacacacacaaatagtttGTATCccatacacagacagacgcatgcTTTTCAAATTCGAAAGAAAGACGAGGAATTGTGCAGAACATGTACACTGTGCCAACCAACATAATTAAAAAAGCAGTTTATTTACAACACAGAACAGCCTTAGTGGATTGCAAACCATAACACTGTTTTCCGAGTATGCTAGCTGTGCAAGTTACTTGCAGGCTCAATTGTGCGGCGTCACCACATGCCTGCAACGTGCATATTATTTACAGTGCCACCCTGTATTAAGGCTAGCGTCTATAGCTACCTTTTGAAAAAAGTGATAATGCATTCTGTAAAGCAAagtttatatgtgtgtgcgtgcgtgcgtgtgtatgtgcgtgcttgAGTGCGACCAAGTATAACACGCCTCGACATATATACTGTACTTGTTCTTGTCAAAATACCCGACCCTATCTCCAAGCTGAAAACACGATAGCTGTTAACATTGCAATAGAACAGTCTAAGATGATATCAGCACAGCTTCCACTTCTCTTTAACACATGTTCATCACGGTGAGGTTAAGAAAATATCTGTACGTGTCTCAACACAGTATCATATCAACCGTCCTTTCAGCAAAGTTTTCAAAATGTCACCGTTCCTGTCAGACAAAAGGTACTTCTGGTTAGGTTTGTCACTCTGGAGGGGAGTCCAGTCGTCAGCTCAGGATGTTTCTCTACATGGCTGGCACGTGGTCGAGAGTTATAGGTGTGATGTCATATGTCTCTAACGTCAGGCACTGGGCTGTGGTTCTCTGTGTTCCGCTCTCAGCCAAGGTGTGTCGGGGGAAGAACGGACGCCTGGCAAATGAGTATGGGCCTGCATTGAGAATGCTTTCATTTggaaatacacacaaacacacacacacacacacacacacacacacacacacacatacacacaaacacacacacatacacacacacatacacacacacacccacacacacacacacatatatatatatatacagagaggAAGAATTGTGGACAGAGACTCACCTGTAAATGTTGCCAACACAGCTCAAAGAAAGCAAAGCAGGGCGTGGGAACAGTGGTGGCGATGACTCCCCGATCACTGCCGTTGACCCACAGGTGGAGCTCTGCCTTGGTCGTCACCATCACTCCCACACGTGTTCCCTCCGACAGGCTAAATGTTGCTTTGTTCAGGTTGTTGTTCTCCTGTTGACATCATGTTGTTTTCATTCactcacatgtgtgtgtgtgtgtgtgtgtgtgtgtgcacgtgtattagtgtgtgtgggtgtgtgtgtgtgtgtgtgtgtgagtgtgtgtgtgtgtgtgtttgtttgtttgtttgtttgtttatttgttgcttaacgtccagccgactacgcagagccatatcaggacgaggaagggggggatgaagggggccacttgtcaagcgattcctgtttacaaatgcactaacccattacttgtgtcccagcaggctttagtaaaactaaattaatacctactggaagattaccagtttccagtatgttaaaataggcttaacctatctactgctggacttacatcagaacactaacagattaaactatacatgaatcgcgagacaagcggcaagagaagagatttttggaaaaaatacaggtgaatgagcaagaaggcagaaaaaagaaaataattcatgaagaaaaagagagcatgacaggaaagaggaaccaaaaatctaactaacagcaaactagaaagctcctgcggttccaaaaacaggaggggcctttaatttcataaccgcagtgccccactgcgggtgtgtgtgtgtgtgtgtgtgtgtgtgtgtgttaacaaaaatgttgCCTTAATGACATCCGACAGCGATTGACCCCAAAAATCAACGTCGCTAATAAATTGGCTTACATTTTGTATCTGatactttctgtgtgtgttgaaaTAGGTTTGACTAGAATATCATAATGTTAAACTTCCTGAAGCTATacttatatatattttttgacaTGGCAGATGGTGAACACTTTAAAACAGCGCTTTATTTCACTCAACTTACATATTTTTCAGAGTACTATCACTTTTACATCTCCTGATGCTATTTTTCAACATAAGGGTAATGGTACGTTTTGAAGGTCTGTGCAAATATGTCACGGTcaatgtttttctcttttttgcttATGCGGTTGTGGGGACTCTGCTCTGCATACTGTCATTTTGTGGTTAAAATAGATCGGACGCGTCAGAAAATATGCACATGCGAATTAAGAAACTGATCTAATTTTAGCCCACGAAAACGTCACGTAATTACGCTATTTCCAGCCATATCGGATAGACACGTTACAATATTTCGAACGTAAACACATCATTGCCAGAAACGTAAACCAGGGATTAATACCACTTCCAATATAGGTAATGTGGTTGTAACTGTTCGGTCAGAAACTCCATTAAATTACCCAACCCGCGTTTATCTCAATCTTGGCATGACATCATATTCACATGTCTGTAACATAAAGTCTGTCCGACTGatttctctatttttcacaCTTGTTACAGCACGTTCTAAAAATATCCCAGGCATAATATTAGTGAAATCGACTGTTTGTGTCGATCGGTGTGGCTTAAAAAAGGTTCCCTGAACACACTTGTATATTCTAAACATTATTATTTTAAAGACAAAGCCAACATAACTTTGGAAACAATCCCCAACACattttctgttttcctttcttgtAACCAAAAATTGGTATCAAAAAGTGTCGTAACTTTAAAATGTAGACATATATATCATGCAGCGTATGATACACACTAACGAGCAAAGTTGTGTCAACATGACCTTACTGTGTGTCCACGGTTATACACAGCATGACTGATAACAACAGCCTCACTTCCCCATCCACTGTAAGCTGTGTCAGGCAGACGGAGGTGATCGGGATCAGTCAGCACCACTCCACACGGCAGGTAGCGGTAAATGTCCTGCTGGTCTAGCTTGTCTATTCGGATCTGCACACAATTCCGTTTCTGTTACAATTTAACTTcaaatgttgttttgtttagggATCTGAGTGTTTGCACATGTTGGCAGACAGACAACgacaatgacaaagacaaatgcaattctttatttaacaatGGTAATAGAGTATGAAgtcatattttttttgttttacatcagGCACCGGAGagggacacacagacaaaaaggcagacaggcagacaaacaaacacacacacacacacacacacacacacacacgcacacacacacacatatgagtTGCAGCTCTTGAAACTGGAACAGTCTGAGGGCAAGAGAATGATACAGAACATGGAGAACGCGATTCTCAACTTGGCCGAACAAATTCAGCTGACAAATAGAAGTCACAAAGAAGAGAtcaaggaactgactgacaTGTTGTCGACACACCCCAAGACGAGACAACAAGATGTGACAACTCAAACGACGTATTCAGATATCCTTACGTACAGCACATCCGTAAAAGAACAACTACATGAGAAAAAACAGAAGGTTCCAAAGACCACGTGCCAACCTCAAAAGAATGGAAGCATGAACCATGACATCAGCATCGAAATGACACCAGAAAAATCGTGCACAAAACCAATGACGTCATCAGGAATAGAGGTGAATAAAAGGGTTGATCAAGTCAGAGATATAACATCGAAATCGCCATACGAGAAGATGGAAAACAAAGACCATGAAGCCGAAAAGGCAATGACGTCAACAACATCGAACAATCTGACGTCATCAAGAAATCCtcgtgtaaaaaagaaaaacaaaagcccGATCAGCGTGTTGAAAAGACATCGCCGTGAAGATTCTTTTGACTTTGTTGATTCAACAGCGAGTGAGTCCAATTCAGATGAAGATCAGGAAGACGTTGTGTTTGAAAACCTGTCGCGACAAGAGCACAGCGAGGAAGAAAACTCTCTACCAACAGTCTACCTCATTCATGACAGTGTATTGAAACATGTCGATCCAGGCCGAATGCAAAAAACGTACGGTCTGAAGATAGTAAAAAAACATGTAGTGAACATCAAGGATTGCCAAGAAACAGTGGAGAACATTCACAAAACTCCAGATGCAATTATGTTTCATGTCGGGGTGAATGACATCAAGAAAGAAAAAGGTCAGAGAGCGGCAAAAATGATGACCAAATGTGTGGAGGCAGCCAAACAGCGATTCAAAGAAGCCAAAGTTGTCGTgagtaagatcattccaactaaAGTAATGGATCTGAACACTCAACGAGAGGTATTCAATGCTGTGTGCGCAGCAGACATGGCGGAGACAGGAATTTCCTTTGTCTCACATGAAAACGTATATTCGCTGTCGAACAGAGACGGAATACATCCAACGATGAAAGGCGCGGCAGTCCTGGCAAGAAACATTGGCCAACACCTTGACCATATTTTGTGGGAAAGGCAGGGAAACCATCACTCAGAACACCAAGCTGCCAGACCAATCCAACAACATACGGGTCATTATCATCGCCAATTTCATCACCAGTCTCGCCCACCACCATTTGAACGACGACACCAGCAAACGGGAAGACAGAGAACATGGGAGAGCAATGGAAGATGGAGTGGACATCATCATAGTCCACCAAAGAGAGATTCAGCCTTCATGCATCCTCACatgatgagaccatggaactggAGTCCACAACCACGACCACGCGATAGATATTTCTTTTAATAATATCGTGATAGATATTTTGTTCGTTAATAACGTATTcgattctttcaaaaatgttAGTGTTACGACGAAGGTAACTTTTCATACAAACCATACATGTTTGATAATAGTACATTCAGTATTAATGTTTTGTCGTGGAACCTAAAAGGGTATAAAGAAACAATCGAcggacaaacaaccaacaaattgCAGGATGATAGCGTTATAAAATCTTTATGTGGATATGACATTATTATGCTGGAGGAGATGCACCTGGACGAGGACCATGCCGAAGAAGTATTTCTATCAGGATTTGTAAAACGTCACTTTTATAGAAAGAGAAGAACAAATGCAACCAGTGCTTCTGGGGGTATTAGTTTATTCATAAGAGAAAACATATCTTCAAACTTCCAAATCCTACAAAAAAGCAACAGTGACATTATTTGGCTGAAAGTTCAAAAGGATAACAAAGAACACGACATTTATTTAGGGTGTGTATATATTCCGCCCGAATCGTCATCCTTTGGAAAAGATTTTACTGAGGAATTGTGGGACAAGTTAGAGAATGACTTAGATGAATTAATACCCAAAGGTAACGTGATCTTATGCGGAGACTTCAATGCAAGAACGGGTGAACTGATCGATTATCTAAAGTTAGATAGCGAAAGTCTTAGGTATTCTTTGCCATCAACTTATTGCTTTGACTATCTACATGAAAGACATTCTTCAGATAAGGTCATACAAAAACAAGGTAGAAGGTTGATAGATTTGTGCCATAATAATAACATGTATATACTTAATGGAAGGTCCTTGGGAGACTTAAGTGGGCGATACACATGTTATACACCCCAGGGTTGTAGTGTAGTAGACTATTTTCTTTGTTCTCAGGAACTAATCAAGGATGTAATACATATGAAAGTACAAGATTTAACTGTATATTCAGATCATTGTCCTTTAGAACTAAGAATTCGAATTccgttcaaaaacaaaaatgccaaTGTTAAACCTAACATCAATTGTAaacataataaatgttcaattaATAACCAAGGAAAAGCAGAAGATATAATATATCAGTGGGACagcaattcacaagttaaattcaAACAGGAGTTAGACACACGAGACATGAAACATTTACTTCAGAACATAAACGACGAAATTGAAACAATGCATACATGTGAAGAGAAATATTACTCAGACGAGTGTGTTAACAATTTAACAGACAAAATAACAGCAATGCTAAACACGGCTGCAAAAAAATGCTTGAACAAGAAAATCAAGAACCGCAATTTTACGAAAAAGAatagaaaacataaaaaatggTTCGATAATGACTGTTTTTTACAAAGGAGAGAattaaaatcattattaaaTGCTCTAAATAGATACCCTTATGATGTAAATTTATGTCAGAAATACtactcaaaaagaaaaaaatacaaagcaatattaaagaaaaagaaaaggatttTTAAAGATAATTTAGTAAAGAAATTGAATGACGAATTTAATAACGATCCAAGTGCTATGTGGAAAACTCTAAAAGATTTAAAGACGATGGGTGAAGTCAATACAACTAAAAAATGTGCAATCAATCCAATGAAATGGATTGATCATTTAGAGAAATTGATAGGAACAGAAACTAAAGTTTCtgatgaaagaaaatacataGTAAACGAGGAATTAAAGAAGATGCATACACATTGTTATACACCTATTTTAGATGACCCCATAACagagaaagaattaaaaaaagaatgtaAAACGTTGAAAAATAAGAAGTCATCCGGAAAAGATAGAATAACCAATGAAATTATAAAAGCAAGTTTAGATCATATGACTAAAATATTAGTTAATCTAttcaacattattcttacaaGTGGTAACTATCCTACAGAATGGAAGACTGGAATAAGTGTACCATTGCATAAAAAAGGAGATCCAATGAATCCGAGTAACTATAGAGGAATCACTCTTAGTAGTAATTTgggaaaattgttttgtaaaatcataaattcaagaatcaacaactttttagaaaaaaagaatattttgataaAAGAACAAGCTGGGTTTCGAAAAGGATACCGAACGATGGATCAAATATttattctgaagaaaattgtAGACGATATTATCAATACTAAAAATGGTAGATTATATGGATGTTTCGTAGATTTtcaaaaagcttttgataaCGTTTGGCATGATGCACTTTTACTTAAGATATACAAAACTGGCATAAGAGGTAAATGCTACAAtataatcaaaaacatgtatatTAATACAAAGATATGCACACAAATGCAAGGTGGATATTCACCAGATGTATTGGTTAAAAAAGGAGTACATCAAGGAAATACATTAAGCCCAACtctttttaatattttcattAATGATATAACAGATGGAATGCCTGACGTTGATTCGCCATACATTAACCAGAATACAAAAATATCGTGTCTACTGTATGCAGATGATCTAGTActtctttcaaaatcaaaaataggattacaaaataagttagattatctaaataactattgcctacagtggggtttgaaaattaacatagaaaaaacaaaaattatagtattttgtcatataaatccaaaaatgcacacaatatttaaatgtggaactgatgtaatcaaagtaacagatcaatataaatatttaggggtcatattcaacaagaatggaaattttgatacagctcaagatcatttaagtaaacaaggtaataaagcagcacattccctccgcagaattttcagcaatcaaaacgtgcaaatagacacaatgatacatttatttgattcacttgtaaatccgatattaacatatggcgctgaaatctggtatccgtttacgtttaataataaaataaaacaaacaaatactgatcatttctttggatcatgtttatctagcaaaactcctcatgaatttgttcatatcaaattttgtcgattccttcttggagttcatagaaaagctatgtggatacctgtactgggggaattaggaaggttccctttaggattaaaaattttatcacaaacaatagcattctgggcgcatattctagactccaaacaagattcgtatatacatcaattatatgactcaatgttgctccatccgacagaaacgccatggctacaatttgttagacaatctctttgtaacttaggttttagtcacgtttggcataaccaatctacattaaatgtacacaaattaaagtttgccattgacaaaaaacaacaagaggaatatataagatactggacaaaagaaaaatcagatacatattccagacttaagttttattctatgatcagtaaatcttacgaaatgcagtcatacttaatacaaattaagaataataaacacagaaagatgttaagcagattaaggactagcacacattgtctaaaaattgaaagtggaagacatcagaatatccctaaagaaaatcgtctttgtattgaatgcaatgtcatagaagatgaaatacattttctagataaatgcaataaatatgttaaattaagggatgaatttaaagaagatgcttcacatatcaatatgaaatatgctaacaaaaatccaagtaacttatttttagaagacgaagttcaagttcgtcttggcaaatttgttacggattgttttagcattgtataatgcattattattatttgttgtttgttgtgtcaataactttactggttcatgacaataaacattattctattctattctattctattcacatacacacacacacatacacatacacacgcacacacacatacacacactaacacacatatatacacgcacgcacgcacgcacacacacacacacacacacacacacacacgcacacacacacacacacacacctcatacAACACGTCGGGCACCATGGGCTGGTCAGCAACAACAATACCACTGTTCccaccccccactctctctgctGTCAGACCGTCGTTGCTCAGTACAATGTCCGTCCCGTGGTTTGTGTGAAAACGCCACCCAAGGTTCTGCATCAACGAGACATcacaaacatttagtcaatcgccAATCAACAACCCAAAGGGACTGATGACGAGATGCAAACAAAACTTAATCATTATATCCATCGCAGCAGAGGTTGTTGTAACGTATGCAAAGTACTCACAGTGAATCGTCAAGTGTATCAGGGAATAACTAAATTGTCGTAGCTAGACTGTGACAAAATAGCGTTTGTTTCCTACCAACGTGTGCCATTATTTGTGTTTAGAATGCTGCATCACAATGCCAACTTTAGAGAAACACAcgttatttgtaaaaaaaaaaaaaaaaaaaaaaacttgaaatgATTTTATCAATGCAgacatgttttattttaatgaaaACTTATTCCAGTTTTGAAATAATGATAATTATGGTATTTTCTCTGTTTCTATTGTGCGCGTCTTAACAAGTACAAATGTTAGTGCGCTTCGCAAGGAATCCCATACAAATATGATCTTTTGCATTGTGTAAACTAAATGCGATGGCGTTTTTGTATATTAGTCAACCTTTCACAGGCTGACTATCAGAGggtaaaaagcaacaaaaacaaaacccattATAGATGATCTTACCTGAACAGGACCTACAGACGCAGGGCTTATCTTCACCTGACCAAGCTCCGACAGTTCCTTCTCAATGCGGGCCACAGCGGCAGCGTCAATGGTCAGCGTAACCATGGAAACCGACTTCAAGTCCGCTCGGCGTTGACCACAAGTGACCAGTAAGTCCTTCACGCGGTCCCTCAGAGCACGAGTGACGTCACACATCCCTTTATTAGTGGACCCTCTGGTGGTTCGATCAGCAACACGTCTGTGTGACGTCAGTCTGCCTCGATGATCCAACAAGGTGACCTTGACGGCTAAGACTGTGTCCTTCACCTTGGCCTTGGCATCAAGTGTCATCTTCATTAGACGACGCCTGCATTCCTTGACGGAGTTCTCTAACTTGTCGCAGGTCTGGTCGATCTCAGCAACAGCTTCCTGCACCACTTTCTCCGTGGCCTCCAGGTGGCGCTCCAACGCTGCCACAGCTTCTTCCAGCTGCTGCTCTTCCGTcagcagtgacgtcatcatctGACTGAGCTCCTCACGTGACTTGTCTGCCGCTTCCGTCAGTTCAGTCAGGTCTGGGCATGCGCGGTGCTTGGCGCTGGCACACAGGTGGCAAATGGCGGCCCCGTGAGTGGGACAGAAGAGCTCGCAGGGCTTGCTGGTGTGCACGCTGCAGTGGTCAGGCTGACTGGTTGCTAGCTCTTCCGCTGTCATGCTAGACAACTTCTCTATCTTGTGATGGTGATTGGCAGAGAATTTGATGTGCACCTGACTGCACGCCTTACAAACCATATCGCTGCAGTTCAGGCAGATAGAAACGGCGACTGACTGACACGCAACACACACGTGATCCTTGCTCAGTACACGTGTACTCTCCACCAGCGACGCCATAGCGACGTCATCCGGTAAGGCGTCCACCACCTCCTCCCACcccttcgtcttgcttttcTCTTTTGGGTCCGCGATGGCGCCCCTGCAGAGCGGACAGAGGGCCTCGGGGTTGGAGGCGAGCCAGGAGAGAAGACAGTGGCGACACAGGACGTGAGCACAGGGCAGCAGTTTGGGGTTCTTGAACAGCTCGTGACACACGGAGCATTCCGTCTCAGTGTCCACTGAACTTGTGCCAGCTGCCGTTGCCATGGTTACAAGTTAGTCCTGATGGAGcaacacacacatgacaatgTGAATGCAAAGAACAAAGGTCTAACAAAATTAGTGCGAAAGAGGTAAGGATTCCAACAGATCCAACCACCACTGCAATGCAAGCAACACCTGACTCGGCATTTCTACtaaaggcaac
Encoded proteins:
- the LOC138976940 gene encoding E3 ubiquitin-protein ligase TRIM45-like translates to MATAAGTSSVDTETECSVCHELFKNPKLLPCAHVLCRHCLLSWLASNPEALCPLCRGAIADPKEKSKTKGWEEVVDALPDDVAMASLVESTRVLSKDHVCVACQSVAVSICLNCSDMVCKACSQVHIKFSANHHHKIEKLSSMTAEELATSQPDHCSVHTSKPCELFCPTHGAAICHLCASAKHRACPDLTELTEAADKSREELSQMMTSLLTEEQQLEEAVAALERHLEATEKVVQEAVAEIDQTCDKLENSVKECRRRLMKMTLDAKAKVKDTVLAVKVTLLDHRGRLTSHRRVADRTTRGSTNKGMCDVTRALRDRVKDLLVTCGQRRADLKSVSMVTLTIDAAAVARIEKELSELGQVKISPASVGPVQNLGWRFHTNHGTDIVLSNDGLTAERVGGGNSGIVVADQPMVPDVLYEDLEV